TATTGAGTTAGCTAGAAAATATGATTCAGAATTGTATATAATTGAAGTTGTTGATGAGGCAATTTTTGAGAACTCTGGTGTACTTCCACCTTTATCCGCTATAGAAGAATTAAATAAAAAAGCTAAGAAAGATATAGATGAAGCAGTTAAAAAAGCTCAAGGTATTAAAGTAGTAGGAGAAGTATTAAGTGGAGATCCTGGATCTACAATTTTAGAGTATTCTAAAAACAATGGAATAGAATTGATAGTAATGGGAAGTAGAGGATTATCAATATTTAAGAAAATACTGCTGGGTAGTGTGTCTACTGCTGTTCTTCACAATTCTTCTGCTCCAGTACTT
This genomic window from Acidianus manzaensis contains:
- a CDS encoding universal stress protein; this encodes MFSKILVAYDGSEQAKKALDIAIELARKYDSELYIIEVVDEAIFENSGVLPPLSAIEELNKKAKKDIDEAVKKAQGIKVVGEVLSGDPGSTILEYSKNNGIELIVMGSRGLSIFKKILLGSVSTAVLHNSSAPVLIVK